A part of Gemmatimonadota bacterium genomic DNA contains:
- a CDS encoding creatininase family protein, with product MTMKGKKMASVKDIYKFDELTWPEVNEAVEMGKIPIIPTGAVEQHGHHLPLKVDHLCANAVATEGARLKPEYSLVLPPVSYGYVHHVMDFPGSLNIHYEHFIQYLLDICKSLAYHGFKKMILVNGHGSNHNLVEMVARRTIVETDASCAFCSWWQLLKVDPDFDKEWRESVFPGGCSHAGELETSMLLHLSPESVRKDKIKSEIARTNKRGSKFVWTDLFSRGPVGIIEWTSQYTDSGVMGEAEKATAEKGKIVFEEASKNLAQFVEEYYHQKIETPTQKQTQEPTFPLSFTSH from the coding sequence ATGACAATGAAAGGTAAAAAAATGGCTTCTGTAAAAGATATTTACAAATTTGACGAACTGACCTGGCCCGAAGTGAACGAAGCTGTGGAAATGGGAAAAATTCCGATTATTCCAACCGGCGCAGTCGAACAGCACGGGCATCACTTGCCCTTGAAAGTCGATCATCTATGTGCCAATGCCGTGGCGACCGAAGGCGCGCGCTTAAAACCGGAATACAGCCTGGTGCTACCGCCCGTGAGTTATGGCTATGTACACCACGTCATGGATTTTCCCGGCTCGCTGAATATACACTACGAACACTTCATTCAGTACCTGCTGGACATCTGCAAAAGCCTTGCCTATCACGGCTTTAAAAAAATGATCCTCGTCAACGGACACGGTTCCAACCACAACCTGGTCGAAATGGTCGCCCGGCGCACAATCGTAGAAACAGACGCGAGTTGTGCTTTCTGCTCGTGGTGGCAATTGCTCAAGGTTGATCCGGACTTTGACAAAGAATGGCGCGAAAGCGTATTTCCCGGCGGATGTTCGCATGCGGGCGAATTGGAAACATCCATGTTGCTCCATTTGTCTCCAGAAAGCGTGCGCAAGGATAAAATCAAGAGCGAAATCGCCAGGACCAATAAGCGAGGATCCAAATTTGTCTGGACCGATCTGTTCAGCAGAGGACCTGTGGGAATCATTGAATGGACGAGTCAATATACAGATTCGGGCGTGATGGGCGAGGCGGAAAAGGCAACCGCAGAAAAGGGCAAAATAGTCTTTGAAGAGGCGAGCAAAAATCTGGCGCAATTCGTCGAAGAATATTATCATCAAAAGATTGAAACCCCCACCCAAAAGCAGACACAAGAACCGACATTCCCATTGTCGTTTACCAGTCATTGA